A single Marinitoga aeolica DNA region contains:
- the ylqF gene encoding ribosome biogenesis GTPase YlqF — translation MWYPGHIKKAKGKIKTYLKTVQGILELVDARAPYASRAYEYEDLFKNKERIILFNKIDIADEKNLQFWEKYYKEKGYKVLKTSLKKVSIRSFLTKIVYKSFPKKFSELRVMVAGIPNVGKSTLINSIKGKKALRVGNTPGVTRGLQWISINNQFMLLDTPGILYSEIYNKKMLYKLILIGSLKPEKDEKEFAIEYGFNFFKEKYPEIIKNALKSDNIPEEYPEFLELFAKRRNFITSGNNYDIERAMNTFLKELSDGKYGKVVYDYPEDYDVLK, via the coding sequence ATGTGGTATCCTGGCCATATAAAAAAAGCAAAAGGAAAAATTAAGACTTACTTAAAAACTGTTCAGGGAATTTTAGAATTGGTAGATGCCAGAGCACCATATGCAAGTAGAGCATATGAATATGAAGACTTATTTAAAAACAAAGAAAGAATTATCCTTTTTAACAAAATAGATATAGCTGATGAAAAAAATTTACAGTTTTGGGAGAAATATTACAAAGAAAAAGGATATAAAGTTTTAAAAACCTCTCTAAAAAAAGTAAGTATTAGAAGTTTTTTAACAAAGATCGTTTATAAATCATTCCCCAAAAAATTTAGTGAATTAAGAGTAATGGTTGCTGGTATCCCAAACGTTGGAAAATCAACTTTAATTAATAGCATAAAAGGGAAAAAGGCTTTAAGAGTTGGAAATACACCTGGAGTTACCAGAGGTCTTCAATGGATAAGTATAAACAATCAATTTATGCTACTGGACACCCCTGGTATTCTGTATAGTGAAATATATAATAAAAAGATGCTGTATAAATTAATTTTAATTGGATCTTTAAAACCGGAAAAAGATGAAAAAGAATTCGCAATAGAATACGGATTTAACTTTTTTAAAGAAAAATACCCAGAAATAATAAAAAATGCTTTAAAATCCGACAATATTCCAGAAGAATATCCAGAGTTTCTCGAATTATTCGCAAAAAGAAGAAATTTTATTACTTCAGGGAATAATTATGATATAGAAAGAGCTATGAATACATTTTTAAAAGAATTATCTGATGGAAAATATGGTAAAGTAGTATATGATTATCCTGAAGATTATGATGTTTTAAAGTGA
- a CDS encoding EscU/YscU/HrcU family type III secretion system export apparatus switch protein, producing MDKKVVAIKYKDFKDEVPTVIAKGTGIIAEKIIEIAKENNIPILKNTKTVNELYSLDIPSEIPEEMYFIVAKIIAYVMKLNEKEEE from the coding sequence ATGGATAAAAAGGTTGTAGCAATAAAATATAAAGATTTTAAAGATGAAGTTCCAACCGTAATTGCTAAAGGTACTGGAATAATTGCCGAAAAAATTATTGAAATTGCTAAAGAAAATAATATTCCAATATTGAAAAATACAAAAACGGTTAATGAATTATACTCACTTGATATACCTTCAGAAATACCTGAAGAAATGTATTTTATTGTCGCTAAAATAATCGCATATGTAATGAAACTCAATGAAAAAGAGGAGGAATAA
- a CDS encoding tetratricopeptide repeat protein, giving the protein MGLKYAIVYLDLKPEYAKLYNLPIKMPVLVEDIKKVTDKNKLPLEVILRGLEAQYEISKDDYYKSYLVYFYYEAFKKALNKNDFENANFYLNNAKKIGGEDYRFNFYRALLLKKSNQEELAELELKESILKNPNFYLGHFELGNLMFERKIYEEALEAYKNALELNPEFVIPHLKIADIYIENGLFSEAIEELNEILKKDPNFSAAYVRLGILFNQLQRFEDALQIQEKGLAKDPENYELLYNIAYTYAKLGRHSEATKRLEKAAKIHEEDFILHELAISYRNIGEYINAFKTAKKALEISSDENKELILLLLVKLAAIIGDIEETKKYYNLLKNTKFEISAKTFYMFSLLSNDDIDMAKKISLELHNYGIYGNMYLIIEHIDNYIDYLENCTNKNFTEALIDSFDEYGDIDKLGLYRNLKKNNIEILSLVKDDINEDINGIELLLNAYLLSGIDYGLSERVSTLLAKYVWKDGKGMLISRFLLRYYQDRVFGNFSSLDVFVNDIVEEMKDLNFELARFISDYELHLIDFDELLEYTLTNLEDIIKVILSYMHIQPTLNEILGSSFEDERIKKILLWAKQLDELIKILK; this is encoded by the coding sequence ATGGGATTAAAATATGCTATTGTATATCTTGATTTAAAACCTGAATATGCAAAATTATATAATTTACCTATAAAAATGCCTGTTTTAGTTGAAGATATAAAAAAAGTTACAGATAAAAACAAATTACCTCTTGAAGTTATTTTAAGAGGATTGGAAGCACAATATGAAATTTCAAAAGATGATTATTATAAGAGTTATCTTGTTTATTTTTATTACGAAGCATTTAAAAAAGCTTTAAATAAAAATGATTTCGAAAACGCAAACTTCTACTTAAATAATGCCAAAAAGATTGGTGGAGAAGATTATAGATTTAATTTTTATAGAGCTCTTTTACTTAAAAAAAGCAATCAGGAAGAATTAGCAGAACTTGAATTAAAAGAATCTATATTAAAAAATCCAAATTTTTATCTTGGACACTTTGAATTAGGAAATTTAATGTTTGAAAGGAAAATATATGAAGAAGCATTAGAAGCTTACAAAAATGCTCTTGAATTAAATCCTGAATTTGTGATTCCACACTTAAAAATAGCTGATATATATATTGAAAATGGTTTATTTTCAGAAGCTATTGAGGAATTAAATGAAATATTAAAAAAAGATCCAAATTTTTCTGCAGCTTATGTAAGATTGGGTATCTTATTTAATCAACTTCAAAGATTTGAAGATGCGTTGCAAATTCAAGAAAAAGGGCTTGCAAAAGACCCTGAAAATTATGAATTACTTTATAATATAGCATACACATATGCAAAATTAGGAAGACACAGTGAAGCTACAAAACGTCTGGAAAAAGCTGCTAAAATTCATGAGGAGGATTTTATTCTTCACGAATTAGCTATTTCATACAGAAATATTGGCGAATATATAAATGCTTTTAAAACTGCAAAAAAAGCTCTTGAAATATCATCAGATGAGAATAAAGAATTAATATTGTTGTTGTTGGTAAAACTTGCTGCTATTATTGGAGATATCGAAGAAACAAAAAAATACTACAATTTGTTGAAAAATACAAAATTTGAAATTTCGGCAAAAACATTTTATATGTTTTCATTATTATCAAATGATGACATAGATATGGCAAAAAAAATATCCCTTGAACTACATAATTATGGAATATATGGAAATATGTACCTAATCATAGAACATATTGATAATTACATTGATTATCTTGAAAACTGTACCAATAAAAACTTTACTGAAGCGTTAATTGATTCATTTGATGAATATGGTGATATTGATAAATTAGGATTATATCGAAATTTAAAGAAAAATAATATAGAGATACTCAGCCTGGTAAAAGATGACATAAATGAAGATATTAATGGCATTGAATTACTATTAAACGCATATTTATTAAGTGGTATAGATTATGGATTATCTGAAAGAGTTTCGACATTACTGGCAAAATACGTGTGGAAAGATGGAAAAGGAATGTTAATTTCAAGATTCCTGTTAAGATATTATCAAGATAGAGTATTTGGGAATTTTAGTTCTCTTGATGTATTTGTTAATGATATTGTTGAAGAAATGAAAGATCTTAACTTTGAATTAGCCAGATTCATTTCAGATTATGAACTTCATTTAATTGATTTTGATGAATTATTAGAATATACTTTAACAAATCTGGAAGACATTATAAAAGTAATTCTTTCATACATGCATATACAACCTACTCTAAATGAAATTTTAGGCTCATCATTTGAAGATGAAAGAATTAAAAAAATATTATTGTGGGCAAAACAGTTAGATGAATTGATAAAAATATTGAAATAA
- a CDS encoding Ig-like domain-containing protein — translation MKKLVYLLIGLIILFSFIGCTLKEDKKPVIQLIEPTSNLIDSSFNLKFKISDDVYLKNWEISIDNQVISALKFDRISENEIEVSSLNPYEIDNIPDGETLNILITAEDNIGNKTSLKKELKIGRKPTIKLLPSESVYDTVEGTFSIQAYLKDIDVAGYEDLNDYSLSLSNNDNMIYYTTAPQSIKDGLHDKEATITTDVFNAYDYPIGDSLTLYISATDRASNTVTYEKTIKIGGDAPKITIVEPNKYSTASTTLTVIAEVTDDVEIKDIKLFVNNVDKTSESGLYIDSLNSTKLTIDEFKNHSYVKKAYIKNDKIELSSDSIIEIQSEDRAGNIVSRGFKIVISNPNSPNKSFKIVKAW, via the coding sequence ATGAAAAAACTTGTATACTTGCTAATAGGTCTTATTATTCTCTTTTCTTTTATAGGTTGTACACTTAAAGAAGATAAAAAACCCGTGATTCAATTAATTGAACCAACATCCAACCTTATTGACAGTAGTTTTAATTTAAAATTCAAAATTTCCGATGATGTTTATTTAAAAAATTGGGAAATTTCCATCGACAATCAGGTAATCAGCGCATTAAAATTTGACAGAATTAGCGAAAATGAAATAGAAGTTAGTTCATTAAACCCTTACGAAATAGATAATATACCTGATGGAGAAACGTTGAATATTTTAATTACAGCAGAAGACAATATAGGTAATAAAACTTCTTTGAAAAAAGAATTAAAAATTGGAAGGAAACCTACAATAAAACTTTTACCTTCAGAGAGTGTGTATGACACCGTCGAAGGTACATTTTCCATCCAAGCTTATTTAAAAGATATTGATGTTGCTGGTTATGAGGATTTAAACGATTACAGTTTAAGCTTATCAAATAATGATAATATGATTTATTATACAACAGCTCCACAATCAATAAAAGATGGACTACATGATAAAGAAGCCACTATAACAACGGATGTATTTAATGCTTATGATTACCCAATTGGAGATTCATTGACTTTATATATCTCTGCTACTGATAGAGCTTCAAATACAGTTACTTACGAAAAAACGATTAAAATTGGAGGCGATGCTCCGAAAATAACCATAGTTGAACCTAATAAATATTCAACTGCTTCAACTACCTTAACTGTAATTGCAGAAGTAACTGATGATGTAGAAATTAAAGATATTAAATTGTTTGTTAATAATGTTGATAAAACTTCAGAAAGTGGATTATATATCGATTCTTTAAATTCCACTAAATTAACCATAGATGAATTTAAGAATCATTCATATGTAAAAAAAGCTTATATAAAAAATGATAAAATTGAATTGTCTTCAGATTCTATTATTGAAATACAAAGCGAGGATAGAGCTGGAAATATTGTTAGTAGAGGATTTAAAATTGTAATATCGAATCCAAATTCACCAAATAAATCATTTAAAATAGTAAAAGCGTGGTGA